The Mesorhizobium sp. M1D.F.Ca.ET.043.01.1.1 genome contains a region encoding:
- a CDS encoding isoprenyl transferase — protein MATPAHVAIIMDGNGRWAKARGLPRLAGHRAGVEALRKTVRAAPQLGISYLTVYAFSSENWSRPKSEVSDLMGLLKLFIRRDLAELHQNGVRVRVIGDREGLQPDISGLLQEAESLTAANEALTLVIAFNYGGRDEIVRTARKLAAAVARGEMTSDAITMESFADSLDTIGIPDPDLVIRTSGELRLSNFLLWQAAYSELVFLPCYWPDFSREHLADALRDFAGRERRFGGLAARDVAL, from the coding sequence ATGGCAACGCCCGCGCATGTCGCGATCATCATGGATGGAAATGGACGCTGGGCCAAGGCTCGCGGCCTGCCGCGGCTTGCCGGCCATCGCGCCGGCGTCGAGGCCCTGCGCAAGACGGTGCGCGCCGCACCCCAGCTCGGCATCTCCTACCTGACGGTCTACGCCTTCTCCTCGGAAAACTGGTCGCGGCCGAAATCCGAAGTCAGTGACCTGATGGGTCTCTTGAAGCTCTTCATCCGTCGCGATCTCGCCGAGCTGCACCAGAACGGCGTGCGGGTGCGGGTGATCGGCGACAGGGAAGGGTTGCAGCCGGACATCAGCGGGCTGCTGCAGGAGGCCGAATCGCTGACCGCGGCGAACGAGGCGCTGACGCTGGTCATCGCCTTCAACTATGGCGGCCGCGACGAGATCGTGCGCACCGCGCGCAAGCTTGCCGCCGCCGTGGCGCGCGGCGAGATGACAAGCGACGCGATCACGATGGAGAGCTTTGCCGATTCGCTCGACACCATAGGCATTCCCGATCCCGATCTGGTGATCCGCACGAGCGGCGAACTGCGGCTGTCGAATTTCCTCTTGTGGCAGGCTGCCTACAGCGAGCTCGTCTTCCTGCCCTGCTACTGGCCGGACTTCAGCCGGGAGCATCTCGCCGACGCGCT